Below is a genomic region from Candidatus Acidulodesulfobacterium acidiphilum.
GCTTATACTGCAATTCTCAGGTAGTTCCATATCTTTACGGGACCACGACATATTATTTTCACAGAAATTCGTATCAATTCGCAAAATATTTAGAACATTACGTTTCATCTACATTAAATTTAAAATACGACGGAATACTCAGGGACGACCTTTACGTATTGAGATTTACTACTATGCCGGCCGTAGTCATAGAGTATGCATACATATCCAATCCTTACGAGGAACATCTTTTGGCTTCTTCTACTTTCAGGCAAATGGTTGCCGATGCTGTAGCCAACGCTATTTATAAATATTTTATAATAGATAAAAGATAGATAGATAGATAAAAAAATGGAAAATAAAATAGCCGTTATAGATTACGGAATGGGGAATCTTAAAAACGTTAAAAATGCTTTTAACTTTTTAGGTTATTCCGCTAAAATAACTGGCGATTTCGAAGATATAAAAAATGCGACTCATTTAGTACTGCCGGGAGTAGGCGGTTTTAAGGATGCTATGGCGACTCTAAAAAGAAAGGATTTGGTTAATCCCGTTAAAGATGCAATAGCCGAAGGCAAGAAATTTCTTGGAATTTGTCTGGGAATGCAACTTTTGTTTGAAACTTCGGAAGAATTTGGTTACAGCGAAGGATTAGGAATTTTTAAAGGAAAAGTAGTCAAGTTTGACGAAAAAGTTGTAAACTTAATTCCACATATAGGCTGGAACGATATTGAAATATTAAAACCTTTAAAAGAG
It encodes:
- the hisH gene encoding imidazole glycerol phosphate synthase subunit HisH; the encoded protein is MENKIAVIDYGMGNLKNVKNAFNFLGYSAKITGDFEDIKNATHLVLPGVGGFKDAMATLKRKDLVNPVKDAIAEGKKFLGICLGMQLLFETSEEFGYSEGLGIFKGKVVKFDEKVVNLIPHIGWNDIEILKPLKEFKGIENKSFFYFLHSYYCVPEEDIATAVCDYYGKFTACVKKDNIFACQFHPEKSHKEGLALLKNFIEN